GCGCTCGGGGATGGTCACGGCGATGATCGCCTCGCGCTTCTCGCCCAGTTCGGCACGCTCGGCCACATGGCGCAGGCGGTCGAAGTTGACGTTGGCGCCCGAGTCGATGGCCACCAGGGTCTGGCCCGTCACACCCTTGAGTTCGACATACTTCTTGATCCCGGCCACACCCAGTGCGCCGGCAGGCTCGGTGATCGAGCGGGTATCGTCGTAGATATCCTTGATGGCCGCGCAAATCTCGTCGGTGCTGACGGTGATCACCTCGTCCACATGGTGGCGGCAGATATCGAAGGTGTGCTGGCCGATCTGCGCCACCGCCACGCCATCGGCGAACAGCCCGACCTGCGGCAGCACCACGCGCTCGCCCGCGGCCATGGCGGCCTGCAGGCAGTTCGAGTCGTCCGGCTCGACGCCGATCACCTTGATCTCAGGGCGCAGGTACTTCACGTAGGCGGCAATCCCGGCGATCAACCCGCCGCCACCCACCGGCACGAAGATCGCATCGAGCTGGCCGGGGTGCTGGCGCAGGATCTCCATCGCCACGGTGCCTTGGCCGGCAATGGTGTGCGGGTCATCGTAGGGGTGGATGTAGACGAAGCCCTTCTCGTCGACCAGTTTCAGCGAATACGCCAGCGCCTCGGGGAAGGAGTCGCCGTGCAGCACCACCTTGCCACCCCGCGAACGCACGCCCTCGACCTTGATCTCGGGGGTGGTGCGGGGCATCACGATGGTCGCCTTGATGCCCAGCTCCCGCGCCGCCAGGGCTACGCCCTGGGCGTGGTTGCCGGCCGAGGCGGTGACCACGCCACGGGCCAGTTCTTCCGCGCTCAGTTGCGCCAGCTTGTTGTAGGCACCGCGGATCTTGAACGAGAACACCGGCTGCAGGTCCTCGCGCTTGAGCAGCACCGTGTTGCCCAGGCGCTTGCTCAATTGCCCGGCGCTGTGCAACGGGGTTTCGACAGCAACGTCGTAGACGCGCGAGGTGAGGATCTTCTTGACGTACTGTTCGAGCATCGGAAAGCATCACTGGGCCGCGGGACAAGGCCTGGGAGTCTACCGCAGCGTCACGTCGGGCAGCCACAGCAAAGCCGCCGGAGCCGTTATACTAGGCAACTTTGAAATCCGCCCTGCCCCTCCCGGAGCCCGCATGACCCAGGACCAACTCAAACAGGCCGTCGCCCAGGCCGCCGTCGACCTCATCCTGCCCAAGCTGGATGAAAAAAGCGTCGTCGGCGTTGGCACCGGTTCCACCGCCAACTTCTTCATCGACGCCCTGGCCCAGCACAAGACCGCCTTCGACGGCGCCGTCGCCAGTTCCGAGGCCACCGCCCAGCGTCTGAAGGGCCATGGCATCCCGGTCTACGAGCTGAACAGCGTCAGCGAGCTGGAGTTCTACGTGGATGGCGCCGACGAGAGCGACGCTCACCTGAACCTGATCAAGGGCGGCGGCGCGGCCCTGACCCGCGAGAAGATCGTCGCGGCGGTGGCCAAGACCTTCATCTGCATCGCCGACGCCAGCAAGCTGGTGCCGGTACTGGGTGCCTTCCCGCTGCCGGTCGAGGTCATCCCCATGGCCCGCAGCCACGTGGCGCGCCAGCTGGTCAAGCTGGGCGGCGACCCGGTCTACCGCGAGGGTGTGGTGACCGACAACGGCAACGTCATCCTCGACGTGCACAACCTGCAGATCACCAACCCGGTGGAGCTGGAAAGCCAGATCAACGCCATCGTCGGCGTGGTCACCAACGGCCTGTTCGCGGCACGGCCGGCGGATGTGCTGCTGCTGGGCACCGCCGAAGGCGTGAAGACCCTCAAGGCCGAGTAAGCACAACACCCGACCACTGTAGGAGCCAGCCTTGCTGGCGAACCGGCGTCCGACATAGCAGCCGAGGGCGTGCCCGTTCGCCAGCAAGGCTGGCTCCTACAGCGTCATGGCTGCTTGAACACGTAGAACAGGTTCGGCTCACTGACCAGGTAGATGGTCCCGGCATCGTCCATCGCAATCCCTTCCGCCTGCGGCACCGTCTGCTTCAGCCCCTGCATCCCCTTGCGCAATGACAGGGTGCTCAACGGCCGCCCCTTCACATCCAGTTCCAGCACCAGCCGCGACTCGTCCGACAGGGCCAGCAGATGCCCGCTGCGCTCGTCGAACTGCAGGCTGGACAAGTCCCGCACGAACAACCGCTTGTCGCGCTTGCGGTCCTGCACCACATGCACCGCGTAAGGCTTGTCCGGGTTGTCATGAGGGAAGCCGTGCACCTCGTAGATCATCATCGGGTCGCGCTCCTTGGCCACGAACAGGCGCTTGCCCGCCGAGTCGTAGGCCAACCCCTCGAAACCCTTGTTGCCATTGAGGCCGATGCCCAGGGACAGCTGCTCGGCGTCGTTGGCATCGAGGAACAGCGTGTCATCGTCCAACCGCACGCGGATCAGCCGCTGCTGGCGCTCATCGGTGATCACGTAGCTGTTGGGGCCCACGTATTCCACGGCCTCGGGGTCGCCGAAGCCGGTCAGCGGCACGCGGCGCAGGATACGCCCGTCCAAAGACAGCTCGATGAGCTCGGAACGGGCATTGGTCACCGTGAACAGGCTCTTGCGGTCCGGGTCGTAGGTCAGGGCCGAAAGATCGTCGTCCAGCCCTTCGATGGGCTGCGCCTCCACCGCTACCCGATAACGGTCCAGCCCCATGCTCTGCTCGGCGGGCTGCCACCAGGCCCGCAGGTTGAACCAGCCGCGCTCGAACAGGCGGAACTCCTGGGCTGCCGCACCCAGCACAAGCAAGGCGGCAAGCACGGTTAGAGCAAGGGTGAGGCGATAACGACGGCGCATGGCGGCAGACTCGGCAAAGGGGACGCGAATCTAACCATCAACAACTGAAGCGAAGCTTAATGCCATCATCGGAATATCCCGAAGAGGGCGTCATTGCTTCCTGAAACGATAGAACAGGTTGGGTTCGCTGACGATGTACAGGTTGCCCTTGTCGTCCATGGCCACGCCTTCGGCGCGCGGGACGGTGTCCTTCAGGCCATTGAAGCCCCCCAGCAGGGTCATGAAGCTGACCTGTTCACCTTTCTCGTCCAGCTCCAACAGCATGTTCGAGTCCGCCGACAGCACCAGCAGGTGGCCCGTGCGCGGGTCGACACTCAAGGCCGACAGGTTGCGCAGGTCCAGCTCATCGCTGGGCAGCACCTGCTTGACCCCCGTGAGCGGGCCATGCCCGTCGGTGTTCCAGGTATAAAGCTTCGGCGGGCGCTCCTCGCCGATCAGCAGGCGTTGGCGCATCGGGTCCCAGGCCACGGCCTCGAAGCCCTTGTTGCTCTTGACCGACTCGCCCAGGTCGTAGCTCTTGAAGTCGGTGCTGGTCAGCGAAGCCGTGGTGGCGTCCACTTTCACCAGGGTCAGGTCATGGCGGCGCTCATCGGTGATCGCGATCTGCCCGTCCTCGAGCACGGCGACGCCCTCGGGATTGTCCCAGCCTTGCAAGGGGATCTTGCGCAGCACATCGCCATCCAGGTTCAGCTCGGCCAGGAACGGGTGCTTGCCCATGACAGCGAACAAGGTGCGGGTATGCGGGTTGAAGGCCACGTCCGAGGCTTCGTCTTCCTCCATGCCCACCAAGGGCTTGGCGTCTATGTCTGCCACGTAATCTGGCAACCAGATGCTTTCCTGGCGCTCGGCAGGCGTTTCGAAACGCTCCTTCAGCCACAGCAGGCCACGGTCATCCCAGTGCATGGCCACGACCACGCCATAGCTGATCACTGCCAGGGCGGCAAAGCCGATCAGCCAGCGCAGCGAGGCACGGCGCTTGGGTGCAGGCGGAAGGGATGCACGGGTGGAGGTGGCCATTGAAGGAAATTCCTGAAAGCGAGCGGTGAGGTATAGCCCAATGCCGACGAAAATGCGCAGTTCGCGCATTATCCGCATCGATTGTGAAAAAAATGGCAACGACCACCCGCGGTCAGGGAGACGGCGACGGCTTCCAGCCGCCGCCATGCAAGGTCAGAGCACGCGCCCTTCGAAACGGCTCGCGCCCGGAAGTTCCAACACCAGCTCGTCGCCCACGTTCAGCGGGCCAACCCCGGCCGGGGTGCCGGTGAGGATGACGTCGCCCGGCTGCAGCGAGAAATGCCCGGCGATGTGCTGGATGATCGGCACGATCGGGTTGAGCATCATCGCGCTGCTGCCGTCCTGGCGCACTTCGCCGTTGATGGTCAGGCGGATACCGATGTCGGCCAGGTCCTCGAAAGTACTGGCCGACACAAACGGCGGCAGCACGCAGGCGCCATCGAAGCTCTTGGCCAGCTCCCAAGGCAGGCCCTTTTCCTTCAGTTTCGCCTGCACCTCGCGCAGGGTGAGGTCGAGCGCCGGGGCATAACCTGAAATGGCGTCGAGCACCTCTTCCTCGGACGGCGCGGTGGACAGCGGCTTGCCCAGCAGCACGGCAATTTCCGCTTCGTAGTGCACCGAGCCACGCTCGGTCGGGATCTTGAAGCCGCCTTCCAGGGGCACCACGCAGCTACCGGGTTTGATGAACAGCAGCGGCTCGCTGGGGATGGGGTTGTCCAGTTCCTTGGCGTGCTCGGCGTAGTTGCGGCCGATGCACACCACCTTGCCCAGGGGGTAATGGATGCGGGTGCCGTCTACGTACTGGTGCTGGTAACTCATGGCCGACTCCTGTGAATACTGCTTTTTATTCGGGAGCGAAGATCTTACCCGGATTCATGATGCCGTTAGGGTCGAACACGGCCTTGATCGCCTTCATGCAGGCGATTTCATCCGCCGAGCGGCTATAGCCGAGGTAGTCGCGCTTGGTCATGCCCACGCCATGCTCGGCGGAGATCGAGCCGTTGTAGCGCTCGACGATCTCGAACACCCACTTGTTGACCTTGGTACAGGAGGCGAAGAAATCGTCCTTGGTCATGTGGTCGGGCTTGAGAATGTTCAGGTGCAGGTTGCCGTCGCCGATGTGGCCGTACCAGACCACTTCGTAGTCTGGGTAGTGTTCGCCGACGATGGCGTCGATATCGCGCAGGAACGCCGGCACTTTCGACACGGTGACCGAAATGTCGTTCTTGTAGGGCGTCCAGTGGGAAATGGTCTCGGACAGGTATTCGCGCAGCTTCCACAGGTTCTTCAGCTGGGTTTCGCTCTGGCTCATCACCCCGTCCAGCACCCAGCCCTGCTCGACGCAGTGCTCGAAGGTGGCCAGCGCCTCGTTGGCCACCTCCTCGGTGCTGGCCTCGAACTCCAGCAGCGCATAGAACGGGCAGCCCGTCTCGAACGGTGCCGGTACATCGCCACGGGCGAGGATCTTGGCCAGGCCCTTGTCGGAGAAGAACTCGAAGGCGGTCAGGTCGAGCTTGCCCTGGAAGGCGTGCAGCACCGGCATGATCGAGTCGAAGTCCGGCGTGCCCAGCACCATCGCGGTAAGGTTGCGCGGCGCGCGGTCCAGGCGCATGGTCGCCTCGACCACGAAGCCCAGCGTGCCTTCGGCGCCGATGAACAGCTGGCGCAGATCGTAGCCGGTGGCGTTCTTGATCAGGTCCTTGTTCAGCTCCAGCAACTCGCCCTTGCCGGTGACCACTTTCAGCCCGGCCACCCAGTTACGGGTCATGCCGTAGCGAATCACCTTGATCCCGCCGGCATTGGTGCCGATATTGCCGCCAATCTGGCTGGAGCCGCTGGAAGCGAAATCCACGGGGTAGTACAAGCCCTGGTCTTCGGCGAACTGCTGAAGCTGGCGGGTAATCACGCCTGGCTGGCAGACCACGGTGCGGTCGAACTCATTGAAACCGAGGATCTGGTTCATAGAGTCGAACGCCACCACCACTTCGCCATGGGCGGCGACCGCGCCTCCCGACAGCCCGGTACGCCCACCGGACGGCACCAGGGCGACCTTGTGCCGGTTCGCCCAAAGCACGATGGCCTGGACCTGTTCGATGGTTTTGGGGAAGACGATGGCGCTGGGCGCGGGCGGGTAGTGCTTGGTCCAGTCCTTGCCATATGCCTCGAGCGAGGCGGGATCGGTGAGGACCTTGCCAGGGTCGACCAGGGTCATCAGCTCATCAATTACCGCAGACTGGGTCATCGCAGGAACTCTCGACTTATTCATAGTCACCCTGAGCACGCTTCACCTGTCGGGATAAGCTCAGATCAGGTCGCGTATGCTAGCATAGCCCTCCCGCTGTCCGTGCTAAGGCCGACGCCGCGCCGCTTCACCCTCCTCGCCATTTTTCTCCGGGATACAGGTTTAAGCAGATGAGCAAGACGTCTCTCGACAAGAGCAAGATCAGGTTCCTTCTTCTTGAAGGCGTCCACCAGAATGCGGTGGATATCCTCAAGGCCGCCGGGTACAGCAACATCGAGTACCTCACCGGTTCGCTGCCGGACGCCGAGCTGAAGGAAAAGATCGCCGATGCCCACTTCATCGGTATCCGCTCGCGCACCCAGCTGACCGAAGAGGTCTTCGACTGTGCGAAGAAACTGGTCGCGGTCGGCTGCTTCTGCATCGGCACCAACCAGGTCGACCTGAACGCGGCCCGCGAGCGCGGCATCGCGGTGTTCAACGCACCGTACTCCAACACCCGTTCGGTAGCCGAACTGGTGCTGGCCGAAGCCATCCTGCTGCTGCGCGGCATCCCCGAGAAGAATGCCTCCTGCCACCGTGGCGGCTGGATCAAGAGCGCGGCCAACTCCTTCGAGATCCGTGGCAAGAAGCTGGGCATCGTCGGCTACGGCTCGATCGGCACGCAGCTGTCGGTGCTGGCCGAAGGCCTGGGCATGCAGGTGTACTTCTACGACCCGCTGACCAAGCTGCCGCTGGGCAACGCCACCCAGGTCACCAGCCTGCACGAACTGCTGGGCCTGGCCGACATCGTCTCGCTGCACGTGCCTGAACTGCCGTCCACCCAGTGGATGATCGGTGAGAAGGAAATCCGCGCGATGAAGAAGGGCGCGATCTTGATCAACGCCGCCCGTGGCACCGTGGTCGAGCTGGACCACCTGGCCGCCGCGATCAAGGACAAGCACCTGATCGGCGCCGCCATCGACGTGTTCCCGGTCGAGCCGCGCTCCAACGACGACGAGTTCGAAAGCCCGCTGCGTGGCCTGGACAACGTGATCCTCACCCCGCACATCGGTGGTTCCACCGCCGAAGCCCAGGCCAACATTGGCCTGGAAGTGGCCGAGAAGCTGGTCAAGTACAGCGACAACGGTACTTCCGTATCGTCGGTCAACTTCCCGGAAGTGGCCCTGCCGGCCCACCCAGGCAAGCACCGCCTGCTGCACATCCACGAAAACATCCCGGGCGTGCTCAGCGAGATCAACAAAGTGTTCGCCGAGAACGGTATCAACATCTCCGGTCAGTTCCTGCAGACCGACGAGAAAGTCGGTTACGTGGTCATCGACGTGGACGCCGAGTACTCGGACCTGGCCCAGGAGAAACTGCAGCACGTGAAGGGCACCATTCGCTCGCGCGTACTGTTCTAAGTTTCACGGCGGCATGAAAAAGGGAGGCCCTGGTGGCCTCCCTTATTCTTTGTCGCGGTACACCGACGATTCTTGTAGGAGCGGCTTCAGCCGCGATCGCCCGCGAAGCGGGTGCCAAGCGCCGCGGTGTCTATTTCGCGGCTGAAGCCGCTCCTACAGGTTCTGCGTCACTTCACATCTACTGTGATCTTCTTCGACTCGACGCTCGGCTTGAACGGCACGTGGTACTGGTCACCCAGCACCAACTGCAGGGTGTGCTTGCCCGGCGTCAGGGTGATGGTCGCCTCGGTCTGCGCCTTGCCGAAATGCAGCACCTGCGGGCCAGCCGGCAACGGTGCGTTGTTTTCCGGCATCAGGCTGGTCGGCAGCGGCATATCAGCTGCCGGCGCCTTGTCGACATCCACCAGCAGGTGGTGATGGCCGGTGTGCGGGGTCTGGTCACCCGCCGGCTTCAGGCCCATGCCCTCGATACCGAACTTGACGGTGAAGGTCTTGTCGACCGTGGCACCGTCGGCGGGGGAAACGATGAAGACCTTGGCGCCTTCCGGTGGCTGCTGGCTCTTCAGGGCATCCGCGGCGCTGGCGAACACCGATGCCCCCATCAAAAGACCGGCGACGACAGCACGCGACATTAGGCTTTTCATTCACTTCTCCTGTGATTCACTTCAATTGACCGCTATCACTTAAACGAAGCACGGCGGTACTTCACCATAGTCCACCCACACTGGAAGAGGTTCAAAAACAGGCGCGGAAATATTTCAGGGCCGCGTCAAACATTGACCGGGCCCTGAGGTCTGAGGCTGCGCTCGACCGTGGCAGGTAATAAGTCCCGGCGAATGGAAATCTTCTGCCGAACAAGAAAGGGGCATTCATGCGTTTGACCATTGGCGTGCTGCTGGCAGCACTGTTCACTCCATTGGCCCAGGCCGAACTGATCGATGAAATCAACGACCGGGGGGAGTTGCGCATCGCCGTGCAGAGCGACGCCGCGCCCTATGCCTTCAAGCAGGACGAGCACCTGACGGGTTTCGATATCGAGCTTGGCCAGGCATTGGCCCGGGAACTGGACCTGCGCGCCGAGTTCATCGAGACGCCGGCCGCGGAAGTACTGGCGGGGGTGGAGAGCGGCAAGTTCGACATCACTGTCGACAAGCCCGATGTGCAAGGCAAACTTGCACCTGCGCTGAGCGCCAGCCAGCCGTTTGGCGACCAGCACCTGGTGATTCCATTCCAGAAGGACAACCCGGCGTTCGAGAGCGCGGTGAACAATGCCTTGCAGCGGCTCAAGGACAATGGGCGCCTGACCGAGCTGGAAAAGAAATGGCTCCAGCAGTAGCCACGCCACCGATCCCGTAGGAGCCAGCTTGCTGGCGAACAATTCTCAAGCCGGTGTGCGATCGTTCGCCAGCAAGCTGGCTCCTACAGGTCCGCGTGGTTCAGGGCTTGCTCGGCCTGGTCCAGCTCCAGCTCGCTGAACACCAGCACCCCTTCACGACGCAACAAGGCTGCCGTGACCCCTTCCCCCGCCACCTTCACACCCGTGAAGCTGCCGTCATAGGTCAATCGATTACCACACGACGGGCTACCGGACTTGAGCACCGCCACCGTGATGCCGTGCCGCCGCACCAGGGCCAGGGCCTGCCTGGCACCTGCGAGAAACGCCTCGCTGACATCCTCGCCCGCCACCGTCACGACCTGCGCCTGTCCGTCCAGCACGGCACCACCCTGCCCGCCCGGAATCTCCGCTGGCGGGCGCGGCGTCGGCAAGCCACCGGCCACCTCCGGGCACAATGGCACCACCCGCCCCTCGGCCTGCCAGCGCTGCAACAGGTCGGGATGGCCGCTGGCACGCCCGTCATAACGCACCGGCTGGCCCAGCAGGCAGGCGCTGACCAGCACCTTAGAACGGATCGTTGCCACGGCGACGGAACCAGCCTGTCAGCGACAGGCGCTCGCGCCCGGCCGGGAGGACTTCGTGGGGGATGTCGCCCGACAGGAACACCACCAGGGTGCCCGCCAGCGGCGGCACGTCATGCTCGACGTCCCCCTGCAGGAACATGCGCAACTGGCCACCGTCGTCGGGCTGCCAGCCTTCATTGAGATAGAACACGGCCGAGACGGCACGCCGGTCGTCGTCGCGGAACCGGTCCAGGTGGCGGCGATAGAAGGCGCCCGGGGGATACAGGGCGAAATGGCACTCGAAATCCTCGAGCCCCAGGTACAACCCTTGGTTGATGGCCTGGCGCAGGCTGTCCATGGCCCCCAGGTACTGGTCGCAGGCCTCGGAGTCACCCGGGTCGATCCACTGGATCTGGTCGCCGCGAATGGCCTCGCGCACCTCCTGCGCGGCACCGCGCCCGACCCCGGCCGGGTTGAGTTCGCCTTCGGCGTGGCGACGGCGGCATTCGAGCGCCAGCGCGCGGGCCAGTTCGTCGGACAAGAAGAGCGACTGCTGCGACCAGCCACGGGTGGCCAGGTCATCGACGATCGCCGACAGCATCGGATGTTCAGGAGGAATGTGCATGGCGCATCATAGCCATTCGGCATGCGCTCGCACAGCGCCACTTGGTCGAGAACTGCCGTTGGCGTCTCGACAAAGCCCCGCCGGGCCACGGACAATAGCGGCCTGCCGACAGGAGTCCTGAATGCGCCGTTTGTTTTCCCTGCTTCTGCTGATGATCTGCACCATGCCTGTCTGGGCAGACAGCCTCGATCAACTGTACAAGGCCGCCGGCTGGCCCGACCAGCGCGCCCATTTCAACGATGCCGTGAGCGCCGCCCAGCAGCGCTACCGCAACAGCCTGCCGCCTGCGGTCTACCAGGCGCTGGTCAGCAACAGCAACCAGCGCTTCCAGGCCCAGGCCATGGATCGCCGCGCCCTGGCGCAGCTGCGCACGAACTTGCAGAACCCTGCGCCGGCCCTGAACTTCTTCCAGTCGCCGCTGGGGCGCAAGGTGGTTGCCGCCGAACTGCTGGCCACGCGCAAAGATCAACTGGCCAAGAATGCCAAGGGCCTGCCCAAGATGCAGGTCAGCGACAACCGCCTGCTGATCGTCGGCCACCTGGCCCAGGCACTGCCCGCCCGTGAGGCCGGCGCCGAGGTCAGCCTGGCGATTGCCGGGGTGGCGGCGGACAGCCTCAGCTCGATGATCCCCGGCCTGTTCGGTGGCGGCCAGGCCCAGAACCTGCTCGACGGCCAGCGCCAGCGCCTGATGAACCAGGTCGGCGAAGACCTGAACAACACCCTGCTGTATGTCTATCGCGACCTGTCGGACACC
This genomic stretch from Pseudomonas entomophila L48 harbors:
- the ilvA gene encoding threonine ammonia-lyase, biosynthetic, whose translation is MLEQYVKKILTSRVYDVAVETPLHSAGQLSKRLGNTVLLKREDLQPVFSFKIRGAYNKLAQLSAEELARGVVTASAGNHAQGVALAARELGIKATIVMPRTTPEIKVEGVRSRGGKVVLHGDSFPEALAYSLKLVDEKGFVYIHPYDDPHTIAGQGTVAMEILRQHPGQLDAIFVPVGGGGLIAGIAAYVKYLRPEIKVIGVEPDDSNCLQAAMAAGERVVLPQVGLFADGVAVAQIGQHTFDICRHHVDEVITVSTDEICAAIKDIYDDTRSITEPAGALGVAGIKKYVELKGVTGQTLVAIDSGANVNFDRLRHVAERAELGEKREAIIAVTIPERPGSFKAFCEAIGKRQITEFNYRKHTADEAHIFVGVQTHPETDPRAALVQQLTEQGFPVTDLTDNELAKLHIRHMVGGHSAGASDELVLRFEFPERPGALFNFLNKLGGRWNISMFHYRNHGAADGRVVAGLQVPEEERHLVPAALAKIGYPYWDETENPAYRLFLG
- the rpiA gene encoding ribose-5-phosphate isomerase RpiA, translating into MTQDQLKQAVAQAAVDLILPKLDEKSVVGVGTGSTANFFIDALAQHKTAFDGAVASSEATAQRLKGHGIPVYELNSVSELEFYVDGADESDAHLNLIKGGGAALTREKIVAAVAKTFICIADASKLVPVLGAFPLPVEVIPMARSHVARQLVKLGGDPVYREGVVTDNGNVILDVHNLQITNPVELESQINAIVGVVTNGLFAARPADVLLLGTAEGVKTLKAE
- a CDS encoding SdiA-regulated domain-containing protein, with translation MRRRYRLTLALTVLAALLVLGAAAQEFRLFERGWFNLRAWWQPAEQSMGLDRYRVAVEAQPIEGLDDDLSALTYDPDRKSLFTVTNARSELIELSLDGRILRRVPLTGFGDPEAVEYVGPNSYVITDERQQRLIRVRLDDDTLFLDANDAEQLSLGIGLNGNKGFEGLAYDSAGKRLFVAKERDPMMIYEVHGFPHDNPDKPYAVHVVQDRKRDKRLFVRDLSSLQFDERSGHLLALSDESRLVLELDVKGRPLSTLSLRKGMQGLKQTVPQAEGIAMDDAGTIYLVSEPNLFYVFKQP
- a CDS encoding SdiA-regulated domain-containing protein: MATSTRASLPPAPKRRASLRWLIGFAALAVISYGVVVAMHWDDRGLLWLKERFETPAERQESIWLPDYVADIDAKPLVGMEEDEASDVAFNPHTRTLFAVMGKHPFLAELNLDGDVLRKIPLQGWDNPEGVAVLEDGQIAITDERRHDLTLVKVDATTASLTSTDFKSYDLGESVKSNKGFEAVAWDPMRQRLLIGEERPPKLYTWNTDGHGPLTGVKQVLPSDELDLRNLSALSVDPRTGHLLVLSADSNMLLELDEKGEQVSFMTLLGGFNGLKDTVPRAEGVAMDDKGNLYIVSEPNLFYRFRKQ
- a CDS encoding fumarylacetoacetate hydrolase family protein, with amino-acid sequence MSYQHQYVDGTRIHYPLGKVVCIGRNYAEHAKELDNPIPSEPLLFIKPGSCVVPLEGGFKIPTERGSVHYEAEIAVLLGKPLSTAPSEEEVLDAISGYAPALDLTLREVQAKLKEKGLPWELAKSFDGACVLPPFVSASTFEDLADIGIRLTINGEVRQDGSSAMMLNPIVPIIQHIAGHFSLQPGDVILTGTPAGVGPLNVGDELVLELPGASRFEGRVL
- a CDS encoding FAD-binding oxidoreductase, with the translated sequence MTQSAVIDELMTLVDPGKVLTDPASLEAYGKDWTKHYPPAPSAIVFPKTIEQVQAIVLWANRHKVALVPSGGRTGLSGGAVAAHGEVVVAFDSMNQILGFNEFDRTVVCQPGVITRQLQQFAEDQGLYYPVDFASSGSSQIGGNIGTNAGGIKVIRYGMTRNWVAGLKVVTGKGELLELNKDLIKNATGYDLRQLFIGAEGTLGFVVEATMRLDRAPRNLTAMVLGTPDFDSIMPVLHAFQGKLDLTAFEFFSDKGLAKILARGDVPAPFETGCPFYALLEFEASTEEVANEALATFEHCVEQGWVLDGVMSQSETQLKNLWKLREYLSETISHWTPYKNDISVTVSKVPAFLRDIDAIVGEHYPDYEVVWYGHIGDGNLHLNILKPDHMTKDDFFASCTKVNKWVFEIVERYNGSISAEHGVGMTKRDYLGYSRSADEIACMKAIKAVFDPNGIMNPGKIFAPE
- the serA gene encoding phosphoglycerate dehydrogenase, with product MSKTSLDKSKIRFLLLEGVHQNAVDILKAAGYSNIEYLTGSLPDAELKEKIADAHFIGIRSRTQLTEEVFDCAKKLVAVGCFCIGTNQVDLNAARERGIAVFNAPYSNTRSVAELVLAEAILLLRGIPEKNASCHRGGWIKSAANSFEIRGKKLGIVGYGSIGTQLSVLAEGLGMQVYFYDPLTKLPLGNATQVTSLHELLGLADIVSLHVPELPSTQWMIGEKEIRAMKKGAILINAARGTVVELDHLAAAIKDKHLIGAAIDVFPVEPRSNDDEFESPLRGLDNVILTPHIGGSTAEAQANIGLEVAEKLVKYSDNGTSVSSVNFPEVALPAHPGKHRLLHIHENIPGVLSEINKVFAENGINISGQFLQTDEKVGYVVIDVDAEYSDLAQEKLQHVKGTIRSRVLF
- a CDS encoding DUF4399 domain-containing protein, coding for MKSLMSRAVVAGLLMGASVFASAADALKSQQPPEGAKVFIVSPADGATVDKTFTVKFGIEGMGLKPAGDQTPHTGHHHLLVDVDKAPAADMPLPTSLMPENNAPLPAGPQVLHFGKAQTEATITLTPGKHTLQLVLGDQYHVPFKPSVESKKITVDVK
- a CDS encoding transporter substrate-binding domain-containing protein encodes the protein MRLTIGVLLAALFTPLAQAELIDEINDRGELRIAVQSDAAPYAFKQDEHLTGFDIELGQALARELDLRAEFIETPAAEVLAGVESGKFDITVDKPDVQGKLAPALSASQPFGDQHLVIPFQKDNPAFESAVNNALQRLKDNGRLTELEKKWLQQ
- a CDS encoding DUF523 domain-containing protein — its product is MATIRSKVLVSACLLGQPVRYDGRASGHPDLLQRWQAEGRVVPLCPEVAGGLPTPRPPAEIPGGQGGAVLDGQAQVVTVAGEDVSEAFLAGARQALALVRRHGITVAVLKSGSPSCGNRLTYDGSFTGVKVAGEGVTAALLRREGVLVFSELELDQAEQALNHADL
- a CDS encoding 2OG-Fe(II) oxygenase — encoded protein: MHIPPEHPMLSAIVDDLATRGWSQQSLFLSDELARALALECRRRHAEGELNPAGVGRGAAQEVREAIRGDQIQWIDPGDSEACDQYLGAMDSLRQAINQGLYLGLEDFECHFALYPPGAFYRRHLDRFRDDDRRAVSAVFYLNEGWQPDDGGQLRMFLQGDVEHDVPPLAGTLVVFLSGDIPHEVLPAGRERLSLTGWFRRRGNDPF
- a CDS encoding DUF2059 domain-containing protein; its protein translation is MRRLFSLLLLMICTMPVWADSLDQLYKAAGWPDQRAHFNDAVSAAQQRYRNSLPPAVYQALVSNSNQRFQAQAMDRRALAQLRTNLQNPAPALNFFQSPLGRKVVAAELLATRKDQLAKNAKGLPKMQVSDNRLLIVGHLAQALPAREAGAEVSLAIAGVAADSLSSMIPGLFGGGQAQNLLDGQRQRLMNQVGEDLNNTLLYVYRDLSDTELEEFATFAESPQGQAYYKAAVAAVRAALAVGQNAADLN